Proteins from one Malaya genurostris strain Urasoe2022 chromosome 2, Malgen_1.1, whole genome shotgun sequence genomic window:
- the LOC131427295 gene encoding uncharacterized protein LOC131427295: protein MYTIQSKQKHQTQQHYVASGGRPRVTTMETNQKTGDSYGLNSGNGSSSTGYPSWKEGSTNRSILYSVGRNLNSNNSSSVGGGGSRKPSIGSGSELSSEDYEDVKPDIKVSSHLLDHGYGFGVTPQYHSQSQQQSHHHHISSSTSSNSHRNSSQHNSAYHQHHHSPSASTSTSPATTVDPVQYHQHQHHHQHHGKPATPDRTAAGLLQQHKSASGDPQITNYFKAVKRRPQSSVSPTPAKIAKQSRSKTPSSTCSTPTSSVSSSSSKKRYSEGTRYDTSLGLLTKKFIDLLKESSDGVVDLNIASTKLNVQKRRIYDITNVLEGIGILEKKSKNNIQWKLGNSLCNIEKNNRIQRERYVQEQKENLLDRMIVEMRKTTGDDMKTARHAYVTCQDLNSIDMFKEQTIVVIKAPPGAKLELTDVQQPREILFKSEKGEIDVFLCPESSEGSPDGGVGGAGSSNSGGFTGGCSTTGGGYGSSRSGPDPLLEDIDPLLSTPSGKLFGRKSKLKFSFMKPFSSAQRNLNKALFGTPAVEVKIEPSSTILNAISTGKTTSVPVPVISPLSMHIQKELDLMGGGCANIESPIKTSTENMYFSTGCSIKKERTDTDYSEANTNSISSSTMITSGKKLPVEITNHNASLNDSKLSPHTLLPQTELDSGDALLKGLSAKSTPVSLRERNAMMAEFGNCSPFDLPYSEVPEMDSFLPLEPLDNDYNFCLDHTEGVFDLFDFNVDFR, encoded by the exons atGTACACGATTCAGTCTAAACAGAAGCACCAAACTCAGCAGCACTATGTAGCGTCTGGTGGCAGGCCTAGGGTAACTACCATGGAAACAAACCAAAAGACTGGCGACTCGTATGGACTGAATAGCGGCAACGGCAGTAGTAGTACCGGCTATCCAAGCTGGAAGGAAGGAAGTACAAATCGATCGATACTTTATAGCGTCGGTAGAAACctcaacagcaacaacagcagcagtgttggtggtggtggtagtAGGAAACCGTCGATCGGCAGTGGCAGCGAGCTGTCCAGTGAAGATTACGAAGATGTAAAACCGGACATCAAGGTCAGTTCGCACCTGCTCGACCATGGGTATGGTTTCGGTGTGACGCCGCAGTACCATTCGCAGTCACAGCAGCAGAGCCATCATCACCACATCAGTAGTAGTACTAGTAGCAATAGTCATCGTAATAGTAGTCAACATAATAGTGCTTATCATCAACATCATCACAGTCCTTCGGCGTCTACCTCTACGTCGCCAGCAACGACGGTTGATCCGGTGCAGtatcaccaacaccaacaccacCACCAGCACCATGGGAAGCCAGCGACGCCCGATCGAACGGCGGCGGGACTGCTACAACAGCACAAAAGTGCCAGCGGTGATCCGCAAATTACGAACTACTTTAAG GCGGTAAAACGTCGGCCACAGTCGAGCGTGTCACCCACTCCGGCCAAAATTGCCAAGCAGTCCAGAAGTAAAACGCCCAGTTCCACGTGTTCTACGCCAACATCGTCGGTGTCGTCTTCGTCATCGAAGAAGCGGTATTCGGAAGGAACCAG GTACGACACCTCACTCGGACTGCTGACGAAAAAGTTCATCGATCTGTTGAAGGAATCGTCCGACGGTGTGGTCGATCTGAACATTGCCTCCACCAAGCTGAATGTACAAAAGCGTCGTATCTACGATATCACCAATGTGCTCGAAGGAATCGGAATCCTGGAGAAGAAATCGAAAAACAACATCCAGTGGAAGTTGGGCAACTCGTTGTGCAATATCGAGAAGAACAACCGGATACAGCGCGAGCGGTACGTGCAGGAGCAGAAGGAGAATTTGCTGGATCGGATGATCGTTGAGATGCGCAAGACTACGGGAGACGACATGAAGACAGCTCGACATGCGTACGTGACCTGCCAGGATCTTAATTCGATCGACATGTTCAAGGAGCAAACTATTGTGGTGATTAAAGCCCCACCGGGGGCGAAATTGGAG CTAACCGATGTGCAACAGCCACGGGAAATCTTATTCAAATCCGAGAAGGGGGAAATCGACGTATTTCTTTGTCCGGAATCTTCGGAAGGGTCACCCGATGGTGGAGTTGGCGGGGCTGGCAGTAGTAATAGTGGAGGCTTTACCGGTGGTTGCAGTACAACAGGCGGAGGATACGGTAGCAGCAGGTCTGGGCCCGATCCTCTGCTCGAAGATATTGATCCACTGTTGTCAACGCCAAGTGGAAAATTATTTGGGCGCAAATCGAAGCTAA aATTCAGCTTCATGAAACCGTTCAGTTCAGCGCAACGAAATCTCAACAAAGCGCTGTTTGGCACTCCTGCCGTTGAGGTTAAGATCGAACCCTCTTCCACAATTCTGAACGCGATTTCGACTGGCAAAACGACCAGTGTTCCTGTTCCGGTTATCTCACCATTGTCGATGCACATCCAGAAAGAACTAGATCTTATGGGCGGGGGCTGTGCCAACATTGAATCCCCGATAAAAACTTCGACTGAAAACATGTACTTTAGCACTGGTTGTTCAATCAAAAAGGAACGAACAGATACGGACTATTCCGAAGCTAACACCAacagcatcagcagcagcacCATGATCACCAGTGGTAAGAAGCTCCCGGTGGAAATAACCAACCACAATGCATCATTGAACGATAGCAAACTGAGCCCGCACACGCTTCTGCCACAAACGGAACTGGACTCAGGTGACGCGTTACTGAAGGGACTGAGTGCAAAGTCTACGCCGGTTAGTTTGCGCGAACGAAACGCGATGATGGCTGAGTTTGGCAACTGCAGTCCCTTTGATCTACCGTACTCAGAAG TGCCCGAaatggattcattcctgccgctAGAACCGCTGGACAACGACTACAACTTCTGCTTGGATCACACGGAAGGCGTGTTCGATTTGTTcgatttcaatgtcgattttCGTTGA